A single genomic interval of Arachis duranensis cultivar V14167 chromosome 7, aradu.V14167.gnm2.J7QH, whole genome shotgun sequence harbors:
- the LOC107459876 gene encoding 60S ribosomal protein L18a-like protein, with amino-acid sequence MTAQDKPSTVTSHHHHSPAQSPPPPPSNAAVTSHHHHSSPPPPPHSAAPPQPYPAAQYGTFQGVSNYPPPPRDPHPAIGFPHPVPPPGAADHSAPHPPYYPHGYQAVPGYAVAEGRPVRETRLGCCGLGCGWCLFILGFLLAGIPWYVGAIIMLCSRVDHREKPGYVACIIAAVLATIAIILGVTKGADDWDW; translated from the exons ATGACTGCACAAGACAAACCCTCTACCGTcacatcccatcaccaccactCTCCTGCTCAgtcaccaccaccacccccCTCCAACGCCGCCGTCACATCCCACCACCACCACTCTTCACCGCCACCGCCCCCTCATTCCGCAGCGCCACCTCAGCCCTACCCTGCTGCTCAGTACGGCACCTTCCAAGGCGTCTCCAACTACCCTCCGCCTCCGCGGGATCCTCACCCAGCCATCGGGTTTCCCCACCCTGTTCCGCCGCCTGGCGCCGCTGACCACTCGGCTCCTCATCCTCCTTATTACCCTCATGGCTACCAAGCAGTTCCTG GTTATGCAGTTGCTGAAGGAAGACCTGTACGAGAAACCCGCCTTGGTTGCTGTGGTCTTGGTTGCGGCTGGTGCCT GTTTATATTAGGCTTCTTGCTTGCTGGTATTCCGTGGTATGTCGGAGCAATAATTATGCTCTGTTCCAGAGTAGACCATCGGGAGAAACCTGGATATGTTGCGTGTATAATTGCT GCTGTTCTGGCGACAATTGCTATTATTCTTGGCGTGACAAAGGGTGCAGATGACTGGGACTGGTAA